In one Cyprinus carpio isolate SPL01 chromosome B2, ASM1834038v1, whole genome shotgun sequence genomic region, the following are encoded:
- the cryz gene encoding quinone oxidoreductase isoform X3, which yields MWVSLKVLIRVHACGINPVETYIRSGSYARKPSLPYTPGSDISGVVEAVGDGVCLLQTGDRVFTTGTVTGGYAEFTLASEDTVHKLPDYLDYKQGAAIGVPYFTAYRALVQKAHAKAGETVLIHGASGGVGIAACQIARAFGLKVLGTAGTSEGMQLVFSNGAHLAFNHKEKDYLDKIKNATSGQGVNVIIEMLSNVNLSNDLQLLDFGGRVIIVGSRGPIEIYPRDTMMKETSIIGVALYNATNKETSECATALFAGMETGWLKPVIGPEYTLDKAAQAHEDIINSPGASGKMILII from the exons GTTCTGATTCGAGTCCATGCATGTGGCATAAACCCAGTGGAGACATACATCCGCTCTGGATCTTATGCTCGAAAACCCAGCTTGCCCTATACTCCAGGATCAGATATTTCTGGTGTGGTTGAAGCTGTTGGGGATGGTGTTTGCCTCCTACAG ACAGGTGACAGAGTCTTCACCACAGGCACAGTGACGGGAGGATACGCTGAGTTTACTTTGGCTTCAGAGGACACTGTTCACAAGCTTCCTGATTACCTAGACTACAAACAGGGTGCAGCTATTGGAGTCCCATATTTCACTGCATACCGGGCTTTAGTTCAAAA AGCTCATGCCAAAGCAGGAGAGACAGTTCTTATCCATGGAGCCAGTGGTGGG GTAGGCATTGCAGCGTGTCAGATCGCACGAGCATTTGGCCTTAAAGTTCTGGGTACAGCAGGGACATCTGAGGGTATGCAGCTGGTGTTCAGCAATGGAGCTCATCTTGCATTCAACCACAAAGAAAAAGACTATTTGGATAAAATTAAG AATGCTACCAGTGGACAAGGCGTGAATGTGATTATTGAGATGTTGTCCAACGTCAACCTCAGTAATGATCTTCAGTTGCTTGACTTTGGTGGCAGAGTTATT ATTGTTGGCTCTAGAGGCCCTATTGAAATCTACCCCAGAGACACCATGATGAAAGAGACCAGCATCATTGGTGTGGCTTTATACAATGCAACTAAT AAGGAAACATCCGAGTGTGCCACAGCTCTTTTCGCAGGAATGGAGACAGGCTGGTTGAAACCTGTCATTGGTCCTGAGTATACACTTGATAAAGCAGCCCAGGCTCATGAAGACATCATCAACAGCCCCGGAGCCAGTGGAAAGATGATTTTGATCATCTGA